AATTATAAAAATGGAATTATAATCGATTCCGGGTTGCTTTCAGAAAGGTTATATTCGAGATTCAGAATAATCTCGTGGATAGGAAAAAGGGGTAGTTGCAGTGGGAACTGATTCGATCTTCAAAACATATCTCGAGAAGAAGAACAACCTCATCAGGAACAGGGGGATTCTTCAGACAAGCTATGTTCCCGCACAGCTCATCCACAGAGATGACCAGATCAGAGAGATCGTCGATATCGTAGCCCCTTCCCTTCAGAAAGACAAGCCTTCCAACATCATGATCATCGGAAAGACCGGAACCGGAAAGACCGCTGTCGTGAAGTACATAGGGGAAGAACTAAGGAAGGCGGATCCCGACGGATCGAAGTGCAGCTACATCTACATCAACTGCGAGACCGTAGATACCCCTTACAGCATCCTCTACAACATCTCCAACCACGTCATATCCGATCCCAACAAGAGGATCCCCTTCACCGGATGGAGTCTCGAAAGGATGTTCAACGTCTTGATTAAGTACATCGATGAGGCCGACAAGATCTTCATCATCGTTCTCGATGAGATCGATCAATCCTACAGGAAGAACGGGGACGACATCTTCTATTTCCTCACGACGATTAACGAGATGCTCTCGCAATCGAGAGTATCCATCATCGGAATCACCAACAACTCGAAGTTCAACGAAATCCTCTCCCCGAAGATTCGCAGCAGATTGGGAGAGGAGAAGATAATCTTCCCCCCTTATTCCCCCAAGGAGCTCGTGGACATCCTCAAGGACAGGGCTGCAGAAGCGTTCTATTCGGACGTTATGGATGAGGGAGTTCTTCCTTACGTCGCAGCGGTATCCGCACAGGATTCCGGAGATGCAAGGAAAGCATTGGATCTTCTCAGGATATCCGCGGATGCCGCGGAGAGGAACGGAGATCCGAGAATCACCGAAGCACATGTCAAATATGCGATCCAGAAGATCGAGATCGATGCCTCCGCGGAAATCGTGAAATCCCTGACGGATCAGTCCAAACTCGTTCTGATGAGCATCATCAAGAATCCCGGAAACGACGAGGGTAAGATCACCACTGGTGACGTGTATTTCGTTTACAAGGAGATCGCAACCGAACTGGGATACAATCTTCTCACACAGAGAAGAGTGGGGGATCTCATTTCCGAACTCGATATGCTGGGAATCATTAATGCGAGGATCAAATCCCTCGGAAGGAAGGGAAGGACCAAGATCATCGAGCTTAACATTTCCAAGGAGATTCAGAAGCTCGTTATTTCGGATGAGATCTTCCAGGACCTCGAATACAAGCCTTCGAAGAAGCAGACCACCCTCTTCTGATTCCGTTCGTTTTACGAAAGTAAGTTCCAGTGGAAATGAAGGGGTTGGGGTGTCTCAGAGACCCAGTTTCCTTCTGGCTCTCATTAGGCTGAATTCGTCGATCGCGAATCCCGTCCCTCCGATCGTGAGGATGATCGTCAGGATTGCCGCGCAGAGGTTGGGAAGAGAGTTCGGAGCCCAGTTGTCTAGGGCGCCGGTGTTTCCGTTGAAATAGAGTTTCAGTGAACCCAGCCAGGGGATTTCCTTCCATGCTACCGAACGGATCCCGTCCACGGAAATCAGTCTTCCGGGAACGATGCTTCTCTGATCGAAGTAATTGTTCTCGGGATTGTCACCCATGGTAAGATACCCGCTTTTCTTCTGGAGGGTATCGATGTCTATGGATACGGTCTTCTCGTAACCGGCCTTGTATTTCAGTGTGAAAGTAAAAGTACCAGCAAGATCAGAATAATCGTTCCCGTTGTTGCTGACCCAAAGGTCGTTGCTGTATCCCGCGAGAGAGGGTGCGGACCATTTTCCGATGGAATCATCATAGTCGAGCCACACGATGGCCCTGTGGATGACGGGGTTCCTGTTATCCCTCTTGTAGATGATCACGTCCCCGTATTCCCCGAATTTGCTGTAGTCATCGGCATATCCCTCCACATAACTGGTGATGGAGGTCTTGCTGGGACTCTTCACGAGGATGAGGTCCCCCGTGTCAATGATTCCGATCTCGGATTCACGGGAATGCTGCATGGATTGTGATTCCACGACGGTGAAAGGAGGGCTGACCCCGGACATGGAGTGTATGGCGAGATATCCTGCGCCTATGAGCGAAGCTATCACCGCGATAACGATGACGGTCTTCACTTCCTCCCTCATGCATATGCGATTGATTCATCGAATATGAAAGTAACCAAATAGGTCGATGTAGATTGCGTCTTCATGGAGAGACCTTCAACTGACAGGTATTTCATGGATATGGCACAGCTCGTGGCAACCCGTTCCACCTGCCTCAGGCGCCATGTCGGGGCCGTCATCGTCAGGGACAAGCACGTCATCTCCACCGGATACAACGGGGCACCCCGCGGTATTACCCACTGCGAGGAGAAGGGATGTCTCAGGGAGACTCTGAATGTACCGTCTGGCACTCGTCACGAACTGTGCCGTGGCGTACATGCCGAGCAGAATGCGATAACACAGGCCGCGAGCTTCGGGATCAGTGTCGACGGCGCCACAATCTACACCACGACCTTCCCCTGCAGCCTGTGTGCGAAGATCCTCATCAACGCCGGGATAAGGGAGATCGTGTACGACGACGGGTACATGGACGACCTGGCGAAGGACCTCCTCGAGGAGAGCGGGATGAAGATACGCTACTTCCCCGCAGACAAACTCGTCACCATCCCGAAGGATGCCGAAAAACAGTGAGAGAAAGGGTTGTTTTCGGCAATTCCCATTGATAAACTTTATCACGAACGGGACCCTGCCTCTCCTTTTATAAAAGAGGGTCTGTAAAGAAAGGCGATTCTATTAAGTACCCTAAGCGGATACGACTTCTCACGAATGGTCGGGGAGTGTAATTTGAGCCGAACTGACATACTTTCGGAAATAAAGGAGGCTGAGTCCAGGGCCGATCAGACCGTCGCACAGGCGGAGGCTGATAAGAAGGCCGCTGTGGCTCAGGCCCGCAGGGATTCTGTCAAGAGGATTCAGGACGAGCGCGCAGCAATGAGCGCCGCCTACGAGTCCGCTGTGGCAGCAGAGCAGGCCGCGCTCGACAAGGAGAAAGCCGAAGTTCTCGCCAAGGGCGAGGAGGAGGCCGCCGCCATCGACGCCGCCGCGCAGGATAAGATCAAGGAAGTCAACGATTTCCTCACGAAAGAATTCGAGAGGGCAATAGATGCTTCTTCCTGAGTCGATGAGTAGGATTGTGATTGTGGGTACCAAGACCCGCATGCAGGACGCCATCAACGCGTTCTACGGCGAGAAGGCTATTCACGTCATCGATCATACCACCGGCGACGACGGGCTCTCCATCGGTGCTCCCACCGAAGGCACGTCCAAGGCATCCGAGAGGCTGCTGAAGGTCCGTGCTATGGAAAAAGAGCTCGGGATCAAAAAGAAGGCTAAGACCGCCAATATCGCCGTCGAGGATGTGCAGGCGCGCATCGAAGCCGGCGAGATTGAGAGCGTCGAAGACGAGGTCCTGAAGACCGTCGACGCAAGGAATGATCTTACCCAGAAAATCACTGAGTTAAACGCCAAAAAGAAAACCTTTGAACTTCTCGGAAAGCTCCAGGACGGCCCCACCCTGGATCTGTATCACGGATACAGGAACGTGGCCGTAATCGTCGGCACCACCGTCGGCGATGTCTCCTCGCTGCAGTTCGAAGATGCCGAGGTCTTCTGCGCCTATGACAAGAAAGAGGGCGGTGTCATCGCTGCCTTCGTCAAGGCCGACAAGAAGGACGCGGCCGAAGCCCTCCTCTCGGAGTCCGGCTTCGTCGAGCTGCAGGTTCCGATGTACACCGAGCCCATCACCGTCGAGGCAGCCCTCCAGGTCGTGGATTCGGAGATCGCGGAAGCACAGGCAAAGATCGATGCAACCGCTTTCACCATCGAGGCTCTCAAAGAGAAGTACCAGTCGTTCCTCAAGGGAACCGACGAAGAGCTGTCCATCCAGGTCGAGAAGGGTTCCATCCCCGTCAGGATCGCGGTCAGCAAGTACGCATACGTCATGGACGCATGGGTGCCGACCAAGAAGGTGGACGAGATCAAAGCACACCTCGAGCAGAAGCTCGGGGACGACGTCTACGTGGAGTTCGTCGAGACCAGGAGCCGCAAGATGGCGGACTCCGAGGCCGCCGAGCCCCGCTTCCAGCCTGTTCCCACCAAACAGAGCAACGGAAAGATCGCCTCGGAGTTCGAATACGCGACCTCCCTCGTTGCGATCCCGAAGTATCAGGAGATCGATCCTACGATCCTCATCATGGTCTTCCTCCCGCTGTTCTTCGGATTCATGGTCGGAGACGCCGGATACGCGATTCCCTTCATCATCCTGGGAATCTACGGACTCAGAAAAACCCATCACAAAGACTGGCGCGCAATCGCGCTCGTGTTCTTCTTCGGAGGTCTGTGGGCCTTCCTGTTCGGATTCTTCTTCTATGGCGAAATGCTAGGAATGCACTTCGTCGGCGGAGAGGAAATCGGCGGCGTATGGGAGTGGGAGCACAACAGTGTCGCCGTCGGCGGTACTGCAGTTACCTGGGACTGGCTCCTCGGAGAGCACTTCCCCGAGTGGTTCAGCAGCATGATGGCACAGGTCGACGACGGAGTCGGAATCGGAAAGCTCGAGGATGTTACCTTCCTCCTGAAGCTCTCGATCTACATCGGTATCGTCCACCTCGGAATCGGATACGTCTGCGGACTCTACAACCGCACCATCCAGCACGGCGGCAAGGAGGCCTTCATGGAGAAGGGAGGAATCGTCCTCACCTTCGTCGGAATGATCTTCTTCTGCTACGCGCTCACCGAGGTCCTGTTCAGTAAGAAGCCCCTCACCGAGGGAATCCCGCTGATCACCTTCGCCATCGGCATAGTGCTTCTGGGAATCGGAGTGGCCATCAACGCCAAGGCCGAGTCTCCCATGGAGGCCATCATCGCCATCCCCGAAGTGATCGGAAATGTTCTTTCATATGCCCGTCTGGGCGCAATCGCGATGTCGAAGGCCGGAATGGCTCTCGCATTCAACTATATCGTCTTCAGCATGATCATGCACACCACCGAGACCGGTGCGGTCCAGATCGTCGACGGCGTTGCACACAACATCGTCGCATTCAACCCGTCCGGGGCCATCGTTCTGTGCATCCTCGGTCTGCTTCTGTTCGGATTCCTGCACCTTGTTGTATGGACTCTCGCCATCCTGTCCGCCGGACTGCACGCCCTAAGGTTGCAGTTCGTAGAACTGATGATGAAGTTCTACGACGGAGGAACCCTCCAGTTCGCACCGCTTGCAGAGAAGCGTGTCAAAACCTTTTTCAGCAAAAAAGCTAACAAAATTAGTGAGGTTTGATTAAAATGGCCATCGAAAATGGAATTGTTGACGTCACCCCTGGACTGATCGCAATCGGAGCCGGACTTGCAGTCGGACTCGCCGGACTCGGATCCGGACTTGGAGAGAAAGACATCGGAGCTGCCGCTGTCGGAGCAATCACTGAGGACCCGTCCCTCTTCGGAAGGGCAATGATCTTCACCGTTCTCCCTGAGACCGTCGTCATCTTCGGACTCGTTATCGCTATCATGTGTCTGTTCGTCCTGTGAGCCGCCCTACTGGATTCAGGAGGCCGCACATGGCACTAGACAGCGTCACAAAGGAGATCGAGGCATCCGCCCAGGCCTCTGTTGCCAAACTCCGCGAGGAGCAGGCAGCCGAGATCAAGGCCATCAACGAGCAGGCGGACGCAGAGATCGCCGAAATGAAAGAGAAGCAGGAGAAAAGGATCTCCGAGACCAAGGACATGCTTGCCCGCCAGGAGCGCTCCAGCGCCGACCTCGAGAGCAAGAAGATCGTCCTCGCGAAGAAGAAGGAGATCCTCAACCGTGCCTTCGAGTCCGCCCTCGTCGAGCTGGAGAACATGCCCGCCAGCAAGAAGAAGGCCTACTACAAGGCAATGGTCAAGGCTGCAAAGAAGATCATTCCCGAGCCCAAGGCCCTCATGTCGGAGAACGACTCGTTCACCGCATCCGACCTTGGAGTCACGGCAGTCGAGAAGGATTCCAAGATCCGCTCCGGACTCATCCTCCAGAGCGCAGACGGATCCCTCGAGGTCGACATGCAGTACTCCGTTCTTCTCCAGAACATCTGGGACAGCAATCTGAAACAGCTGTCAGACATCCTGTTCGGGTGAAATAATGTTCAAGAGCAGGGGAGCCGGAAACTACGCGTACACCGCGGCAAGGGTCAAGAGTAAGAAAGCCAAGCTGATGAAAGCTGAGGACTACAACAAGCTCTTGGTCATGTCCGTTCCTGAGATCTCGCACTACATCAGCGAGGCAGGATACGCAAAAGAGATGACCGACCTGGCAACCAGGTACTCCGGTCTGTCTCTTCTTGAGTACGCCACGTACACCAACATGGCGAAGGCTTTCCGCAGCATCTTAACGTCGTCCAAGGGCGAGCTCGCCAACATGGTTCAGGCATACCTCACCAAGTGGGACATCTACAACGCCATGATCATCATGCGCGCAAAGAAGTTCGGTGTCTCCATGGAGTCTGCCCGCGAGGACCTTGTCCCCGCCGGAAAACTGAACATGGACGACCTTGACAAGCTTCTTGCCTACCCTACCGTCGACGATACGCTCGCCGCATACTGCACCATGGTACACATAAAAGTGCCAGAGGAGTACATGCAGATGTATCGCGACAGGAACATCCTCGCACCCGTCGAGGATTTCTTCTACAGGGATTACTACAAGAATCTGCTGAAGAACATCGATGCTCACGACAGGCCGACCAACATCTTCCTGAGCTACATCAAGCACGTCATCGACCACAAGAACCTCGAGACTGCCCTGAAGCTCAAGAACGACAAGATCAGCCCCGAGATCATCATGGCGTTCTTCATCCCCGGAGGAGCCGAGATCGACGAGAAGGTGATGACCGCTATGGCCAACGCCGACGATGTCGCAGGCGTCCTTTCCGAGGCGTCGCAACTTAAGTTGTATGTGGATCTCAAGGACATTATTTCCGAAGAAACCGACTCGGTCCTGAAGATTAGTGCAGCGCTTTCAGAACTTGGAGCCGTCATGGCAAACAAGGTCTCGCACATGTACCCCCCGTCCATCATTCCCGTCATGGATTACATGATCCACAAGGAGAATGAGGTCAGGAACATCAGGATGATCGCACACGGGGTCGATTCCGGCCTCGATGTTGAAATCATGAAGCGTCTGCTGGTGATCTGATGGAAATTGGAGTAATTGGCAGCGATGAATTCACCCTCGGCTTCCGCCTTGCGGGGGTCAGGAAAGTCTTTGTCGCAGATGCAGAAAACTATCAAGCAAAGATGCAGGAAGCGATGGCCGATGCCGACATCGGAATACTTGCCGTCATGTCGGACGACCTGCAGAACCTTCCCACCAACTACAAGAACAAGATCATGGAGTCCATCCAGCCCGTGGTCGTTCCCGTCGGTGGTGACTCTAACGATCTTCGTGAGAAAGTCAAGAGGGTTATCGGCGTCGATTTGTACAAGAATGAGGATGATTGAATGAGCACTGAAGGTGTAATTTACAGGGTCGCTGGTCCTGTCGTGACCGCCATCGGTATCTCGCCCCGTATGTACGATGTCGTACACGTCGGAAACGAGCAGCTGATGGGAGAGGTCATTAAGATCGTCGGCGACAAATCCATCATCCAGGTTTACGAGGACACCACCGGTATCAAACCGGGAGAGCCGGTCAGCAACACCGGTCTGCCTCTCTCCGTTGAGCTCGGACCCGGGCTTCTGACCTCCGTTTACGACGGTATCCAGAGGCCTCTGCCCGTTCTCAGGGACAAAATGGGAGACTTCATCTACCGTGGAGCCACCGCACCTGGACTTAACAGGGAAGCAAAATGGGATTTCGTCCCCGCCGTCTCCGTCGGAGACGAGGTGAAGGCCGGAACCGTCATCGGAACCGTTCAGGAGGGACCTATCGTCCACAGGATCATGCTCCCCCCGAACGCCAAGGGAGGAAAGGTCGAGAAGATCGAGGCCGGTTCCTTCACCGTTGAGGAGTCCGTCATCACCGTCGACGGCGCCGAGTACCCCATGATGCAGAAATGGCCCGTCCGTGCCCCCAGGCCGGTCATCGAGAAATACAACCCCGATGTCCCCCTGATCACCGGACTCCGTGTCCTCGACACCATGTTCCCCCTCGCGAAGGGAGGAGCGGCCGCAATCCCCGGTGCATTCGGTACCGGAAAGACCGTTACCCAGCAGTCCCTCGCGAAGTACTCCGATGCACAGATCGTCGTCTACATCGGATGCGGAGAGCGCGGAAACGAGATGACCGAGGTTCTTACCGAGTTCCCGGCACTGAAGGACCCGACGACCGGAGAGTCCCTCATGAAGAGGACCATCCTGATCGCCAACACCTCCAACATGCCTGTCGCGGCTCGTGAGGCATCGGTTTACACCGGAATGACCATCGCAGAGTACTTCCGCGACATGGGATACAACGTCGCACTCATGGCCGACTCCACCTCCAGGTGGGCAGAGGCAATGAGGGAGATCTCCTCGAGGCTCGAGGAGATGCCCGGTGAGGAGGGATACCCGGCATACCTGTCCGGAAGGCTCTCCGAGTTCTACGAGCGTGCATGCCGCGGTAAGACCCTCTGCGGCGAGGACGGATCCATCTCCGTTATCGGAGCGGTTTCGCCTCCCGGAGGAGACCTTTCCGAGCCTGTCACTCAGAACACCCTGCGTATCGTCCGTGTCTTCTGGGCACTCGACACCAAGCTCCGTGAGAGGCGTCACTTCCCGACCATCAACTGGCTGACCTCGTACACCATGTACGACTCCCAGCTCAAGGGATGGTTCCAGAAGGAGGTTGCCGAGGACTGGACCGACCTCAAGACCTGGGCCATGAAGGTCCTGCAGCGCGAGGCCGAGCTCCAGGAGGTCGTGCAGATGGTCGGATCCGACTCCCTGCCCGACGAGCAGAAGGTCACCCTCGAGGTCGCCAAGATGATCCGTGAGATCTTCCTGCAGCAGAACGCGTACCACCCCGTGGACTGCTACTGCCCGCTCAGCAGGCAGTACACCATGCTCAGGCTCATCAAGAAGTTCTCCGACATGGCAGACAAGTCCCTCGCAGCAGGTGTTTCCGTCGACAAGATCATCTACATCCCCGTCAGGCAGCGCTTCCAGCAGGCCAAGTACGAGGAGGCGGTCGACGAGGAGCTCGCAGCCGTCGAGAAGGAAATGGACGCACAGTTCGCACAGCTGGAGGCCTGAATATGGCAGAGAGTGTAGCTAAAGAGTACAAGACCATCGAGAACATCGCCGGACCTCTCGTGTTCGTGAAGAACACCGAGCCCGTCGGATACCAGGAGATGGTCTCCGTCAGGCTTTCCGACGGATCGATCAAGAGAGGACAGGTCCTCGACACCTCGGACGACATGGTCTGCATCCAGATCTTCGAGGGAACCACCGGTATCGACAGGGCGGCGGCAGTCCGCTTCCTCGGCGACACCATGAAGATGCCCGTCTCCAAGGACATGCTCGGAAGGGTCCTGTCCGGAGCCGGTGCCCCCATCGACGGAGGACCCGCAATCGTCCCCGAGAAAGAGATGGACATCACCGGAGCGGCCATCAACCCGTGGGCAAGGGACTCCCCTGCCGACTTCATTGAGACCGGAATCTCCACCATCGACGGAATGAACACCCTCGTCAGGGGACAGAAGCTTCCTATCTTCTCCGCCTCCGGACTTCCTCACAACGATATTGCTCTGCAGATCGCTCGTCAGGCAAAGGTCCGCGGAGAGAACGAGGAGTTCGCTGTCGTGTTCATCGCCCTCGGTATCACCAACGAGGAGAAGCAGAAGTTCATGAACGAGTTCGAGAGGACCGGCGCCCTGAAGAACGCCGTCGTCTTCCTGAACCTCGCCGACGACCCTGCTGTCGAGCGTATCTCCACCCCGCGTCTGGGACTCACCACCGCGGAGTACATGGCGTTCGACCTCGGAATGCAGGTTCTCGTCATCATGACCGACATCACCAACTATTGCGAGGCCCTCCGTCAGATCGGAGCAGCCCGTGATGAGGTGCCCGGAAGGCGTGGATACCCCGGTTACATGTACACCGACCTCGCACAGCTGTACGAGCGTGCCGGAAGGATCAAGGGCAAGAACGGATCGATCACCCAGATCCCGATCCTCACCATGCCCGGTGACGATATCACCCACCCGATCCCCGACCTGTCCGGTTACATCACCGAGGGACAGATCGTTCTGTCCAGGGAGCTGCACAGGAACGGCATCTACCCGCCGGTCAACGTGTCCTCCTCCCTGTCCAGGCTGATGAACTCCGGTATCGGAGCGGACAAGACCCGTGACGACCACAAGGCGGTCTCCGACCAGCTCTACGCGTCCTACGCGGAGGGTAAGGACCTCAGGGGACTCGTGGCCATCGTCGGAAAGGACTCCCTGAACGCAAAGGACAGGAAGCTCCTCGACTTCGCCGACCTCTTCGAGGACAGGGTTGTCCGCCAGGGTATCGACGAGGACAGGTCCATCGAGACCACCCTCGACATCGCCTGGGAGATCCTGAAGGAGCTCGATATCGACCAGCTCACCAGGATCGACAAGAAGTACCTCGAGAAGTACCTCAAGAAGGAGTGAAGCAGATGGCAGCCCGCGACGTCACCCCGACCCGCTCAGTGCTTCTGGACCTCAAGCGCAGGATCAAGCTGTCCCAGTCCGGACACAAGATCCTGAAGATGAAGAGGGACGGACTCATCATCGAGTTCTTCGAAGTGCTCGAGAAGGCGAGGCAGATGCGTGCCGGCGTTGCTACCGACTTCGAGGTGGCGATGAGGAACATCACCATCGCCCGTGCCGTAGACGGTGAGATTGCGGTGAAGAGTGCCGCATACGCGCTCAAATCGCATCCCACCGTCAAACTCACCAGCCACTCCATCATGGGAATGATGGTCCCCAAGGTTGAGGCGGAGAAGATCCACACCGATATCATTGGACGCGGATACGGAA
This is a stretch of genomic DNA from Thermoplasmatales archaeon BRNA1. It encodes these proteins:
- a CDS encoding Archaeal/vacuolar-type H+-ATPase subunit F; translation: MEIGVIGSDEFTLGFRLAGVRKVFVADAENYQAKMQEAMADADIGILAVMSDDLQNLPTNYKNKIMESIQPVVVPVGGDSNDLREKVKRVIGVDLYKNEDD
- a CDS encoding ATP synthase subunit C, translated to MAIENGIVDVTPGLIAIGAGLAVGLAGLGSGLGEKDIGAAAVGAITEDPSLFGRAMIFTVLPETVVIFGLVIAIMCLFVL
- a CDS encoding Archaeal/vacuolar-type H+-ATPase subunit E, which produces MALDSVTKEIEASAQASVAKLREEQAAEIKAINEQADAEIAEMKEKQEKRISETKDMLARQERSSADLESKKIVLAKKKEILNRAFESALVELENMPASKKKAYYKAMVKAAKKIIPEPKALMSENDSFTASDLGVTAVEKDSKIRSGLILQSADGSLEVDMQYSVLLQNIWDSNLKQLSDILFG
- a CDS encoding ATP synthase H subunit, coding for MVGECNLSRTDILSEIKEAESRADQTVAQAEADKKAAVAQARRDSVKRIQDERAAMSAAYESAVAAEQAALDKEKAEVLAKGEEEAAAIDAAAQDKIKEVNDFLTKEFERAIDASS
- a CDS encoding Deoxycytidylate deaminase, whose protein sequence is MDMAQLVATRSTCLRRHVGAVIVRDKHVISTGYNGAPRGITHCEEKGCLRETLNVPSGTRHELCRGVHAEQNAITQAASFGISVDGATIYTTTFPCSLCAKILINAGIREIVYDDGYMDDLAKDLLEESGMKIRYFPADKLVTIPKDAEKQ
- a CDS encoding Archaeal/vacuolar-type H+-ATPase subunit I; translation: MGTKTRMQDAINAFYGEKAIHVIDHTTGDDGLSIGAPTEGTSKASERLLKVRAMEKELGIKKKAKTANIAVEDVQARIEAGEIESVEDEVLKTVDARNDLTQKITELNAKKKTFELLGKLQDGPTLDLYHGYRNVAVIVGTTVGDVSSLQFEDAEVFCAYDKKEGGVIAAFVKADKKDAAEALLSESGFVELQVPMYTEPITVEAALQVVDSEIAEAQAKIDATAFTIEALKEKYQSFLKGTDEELSIQVEKGSIPVRIAVSKYAYVMDAWVPTKKVDEIKAHLEQKLGDDVYVEFVETRSRKMADSEAAEPRFQPVPTKQSNGKIASEFEYATSLVAIPKYQEIDPTILIMVFLPLFFGFMVGDAGYAIPFIILGIYGLRKTHHKDWRAIALVFFFGGLWAFLFGFFFYGEMLGMHFVGGEEIGGVWEWEHNSVAVGGTAVTWDWLLGEHFPEWFSSMMAQVDDGVGIGKLEDVTFLLKLSIYIGIVHLGIGYVCGLYNRTIQHGGKEAFMEKGGIVLTFVGMIFFCYALTEVLFSKKPLTEGIPLITFAIGIVLLGIGVAINAKAESPMEAIIAIPEVIGNVLSYARLGAIAMSKAGMALAFNYIVFSMIMHTTETGAVQIVDGVAHNIVAFNPSGAIVLCILGLLLFGFLHLVVWTLAILSAGLHALRLQFVELMMKFYDGGTLQFAPLAEKRVKTFFSKKANKISEV
- a CDS encoding Archaeal/vacuolar-type H+-ATPase subunit A, with the protein product MYDVVHVGNEQLMGEVIKIVGDKSIIQVYEDTTGIKPGEPVSNTGLPLSVELGPGLLTSVYDGIQRPLPVLRDKMGDFIYRGATAPGLNREAKWDFVPAVSVGDEVKAGTVIGTVQEGPIVHRIMLPPNAKGGKVEKIEAGSFTVEESVITVDGAEYPMMQKWPVRAPRPVIEKYNPDVPLITGLRVLDTMFPLAKGGAAAIPGAFGTGKTVTQQSLAKYSDAQIVVYIGCGERGNEMTEVLTEFPALKDPTTGESLMKRTILIANTSNMPVAAREASVYTGMTIAEYFRDMGYNVALMADSTSRWAEAMREISSRLEEMPGEEGYPAYLSGRLSEFYERACRGKTLCGEDGSISVIGAVSPPGGDLSEPVTQNTLRIVRVFWALDTKLRERRHFPTINWLTSYTMYDSQLKGWFQKEVAEDWTDLKTWAMKVLQREAELQEVVQMVGSDSLPDEQKVTLEVAKMIREIFLQQNAYHPVDCYCPLSRQYTMLRLIKKFSDMADKSLAAGVSVDKIIYIPVRQRFQQAKYEEAVDEELAAVEKEMDAQFAQLEA
- a CDS encoding orc1/cdc6 family replication initiation protein → MGTDSIFKTYLEKKNNLIRNRGILQTSYVPAQLIHRDDQIREIVDIVAPSLQKDKPSNIMIIGKTGTGKTAVVKYIGEELRKADPDGSKCSYIYINCETVDTPYSILYNISNHVISDPNKRIPFTGWSLERMFNVLIKYIDEADKIFIIVLDEIDQSYRKNGDDIFYFLTTINEMLSQSRVSIIGITNNSKFNEILSPKIRSRLGEEKIIFPPYSPKELVDILKDRAAEAFYSDVMDEGVLPYVAAVSAQDSGDARKALDLLRISADAAERNGDPRITEAHVKYAIQKIEIDASAEIVKSLTDQSKLVLMSIIKNPGNDEGKITTGDVYFVYKEIATELGYNLLTQRRVGDLISELDMLGIINARIKSLGRKGRTKIIELNISKEIQKLVISDEIFQDLEYKPSKKQTTLF
- a CDS encoding Archaeal/vacuolar-type H+-ATPase subunit B; amino-acid sequence: MAESVAKEYKTIENIAGPLVFVKNTEPVGYQEMVSVRLSDGSIKRGQVLDTSDDMVCIQIFEGTTGIDRAAAVRFLGDTMKMPVSKDMLGRVLSGAGAPIDGGPAIVPEKEMDITGAAINPWARDSPADFIETGISTIDGMNTLVRGQKLPIFSASGLPHNDIALQIARQAKVRGENEEFAVVFIALGITNEEKQKFMNEFERTGALKNAVVFLNLADDPAVERISTPRLGLTTAEYMAFDLGMQVLVIMTDITNYCEALRQIGAARDEVPGRRGYPGYMYTDLAQLYERAGRIKGKNGSITQIPILTMPGDDITHPIPDLSGYITEGQIVLSRELHRNGIYPPVNVSSSLSRLMNSGIGADKTRDDHKAVSDQLYASYAEGKDLRGLVAIVGKDSLNAKDRKLLDFADLFEDRVVRQGIDEDRSIETTLDIAWEILKELDIDQLTRIDKKYLEKYLKKE
- a CDS encoding Signal peptidase I, whose product is MREEVKTVIVIAVIASLIGAGYLAIHSMSGVSPPFTVVESQSMQHSRESEIGIIDTGDLILVKSPSKTSITSYVEGYADDYSKFGEYGDVIIYKRDNRNPVIHRAIVWLDYDDSIGKWSAPSLAGYSNDLWVSNNGNDYSDLAGTFTFTLKYKAGYEKTVSIDIDTLQKKSGYLTMGDNPENNYFDQRSIVPGRLISVDGIRSVAWKEIPWLGSLKLYFNGNTGALDNWAPNSLPNLCAAILTIILTIGGTGFAIDEFSLMRARRKLGL
- a CDS encoding H(+)-transporting ATP synthase, vacuolar type, subunit D, with protein sequence MKQMAARDVTPTRSVLLDLKRRIKLSQSGHKILKMKRDGLIIEFFEVLEKARQMRAGVATDFEVAMRNITIARAVDGEIAVKSAAYALKSHPTVKLTSHSIMGMMVPKVEAEKIHTDIIGRGYGILNTSAYVAAAADSFEKLLETLIRAAEVETTMKKLLDEIEKTKRRVNALEFKVIPDLQESQRFVRSRLEEMERETTTSLKHLKGKEES
- a CDS encoding ATP synthase A1, C subunit: MFKSRGAGNYAYTAARVKSKKAKLMKAEDYNKLLVMSVPEISHYISEAGYAKEMTDLATRYSGLSLLEYATYTNMAKAFRSILTSSKGELANMVQAYLTKWDIYNAMIIMRAKKFGVSMESAREDLVPAGKLNMDDLDKLLAYPTVDDTLAAYCTMVHIKVPEEYMQMYRDRNILAPVEDFFYRDYYKNLLKNIDAHDRPTNIFLSYIKHVIDHKNLETALKLKNDKISPEIIMAFFIPGGAEIDEKVMTAMANADDVAGVLSEASQLKLYVDLKDIISEETDSVLKISAALSELGAVMANKVSHMYPPSIIPVMDYMIHKENEVRNIRMIAHGVDSGLDVEIMKRLLVI